The genomic region CGAGGACTTCCAAGCCTGGCGtggcaacaacctcgcccGCACTCGTCGAGGCGGCAACCTCCCGGGTGTCCTCTCGAACGTCAGGGGTGGGCGGTATTTCAAAAAGGATACCCGACGTCTCGCTCTGCTGAGGCAGCGATGGCTTGTCATGGTACTCGTCTGGTATGCGTACAGGTTTCAGCGGGGTCCTGGAGTCGTTGATGAACCGCACTCCCGGTGGGCTTTCGTGAGAGGCAGGGGGTTCGGTGAGAGGTTGTGACTGCtgtttgatgttggtgggagaagagccTGACCGAGTAGGTTCAGATGGCCTGACCCGCCTTGTAGGGCTCAGAGAGCGTGTTGCATGGCCGTCTTTGGTAcctggtgctggtggattGTAATATGCGCCTCGGGAGCTCCGTCGTCGTTTGGCTAATTCAGGATCCAACTCGCCCCAGGTGATGGGTGTTTGGATAGCATCGATTAACCGTTCGGCGTCGCTCATCCCACTCTTGACACTGCTCTTGCTGGCTATGCTACGGTGGCTGTGCGTGCTTTTGGAGTCATCAAAGCTTTTCTTTGCTGATATCGACTGGTTGGTATGGGTGGATCCGCCGCTTCCCCtgttgacgacgatgacCTCTCCGTCGGTGGGTCGAGGTGTCGACGCTGCCGCGACGGATCCAGTTCTGGAAGTCTCTGACAGGGCACCCGAGGCTGTCGCTGTCCCGTCTGCCGAGGCGGCATCCTCGGGAAGCTCAAACGGCAACTGCATAACAAAGCGAGATCCTTTGCCCGGCTCAGATTTGAGCCGAAGTTGGCCGTCCATGTTTCGCAAGATACGCGCCACTACTGccagccccaacccaagAGTTCTGTCCTTTTCCGGCTTTTCCTTATCGCGGACGCCCTCGAGCGGACTGAACATATCGCCACCCTCATCCGTAGAGACTTGTTCGAGATCTCTAAACAAGGCATCGAGCTGGGTATTGCTCATACCCGAGCCCGTGTCCTGCACCACGATCTCGACCCGAACTCGACGCTCAAGAAGTTCGGCCAGGTACAGCTCGACCCTGACATGACCGGCCGATGTGTGCTGCACGGCATTCGCTGTCACGTTGGCAACTGCCTGTCGGACGCGACGTTGGTCCCCATACACGAACTTTGGAAGCCCGGGATGCTCGATGAACTCGTATTCGATGCCCTTCCGCCTGGCGTCGTTTTTGAAGGGCTCCGTCCCTTCCCGGACGCAGGCTGGCAGGTCAAAAATCTCGTCCTTGACGAGCTCCTGGCCCTCCTCGGTTTTGGTGAGATCCAGCAGGTCATTGATGACATAAATCAACGACTTTGACGCCGAGTGGGAGCGTGACAGATTGTCTCTGGTTTCCTGATCCAGAGAGCCTTCCAGCGCGATCTCGAGGTAGTTAATGATGGCGTTGAGCGGCGTGCGCACTTCGTGGGCCGAGTTTGCCAGCAAGAGTCTTGTGAGCCGGCTGCTCTGCAGCGCCGCCTCCTTCTGCCGCCAGACCTCGATGAACTTGCCGTAGACCAAGCACAGCACTGCGGCCGTCTCGACCTGTTCCTCAGACCAGTCTCGGCTCTTGCCCACCACGGTCTCGTTCCACACCTTGAAACTCGTCCGCGGCTGGAGGTAGGCCTCTGTCCCTTCTTTAAAGGTTTTCTCGTACGGATTTCCCGCCCACTTGACTTCCTTGACCTGGCCCCTGCGGAAGAAAACGATGAAATCATTGCCGCCGATGCTCAAGGGGACGTATAGCAGGCCAGCGATGACCTGAAACCCGGGCGGGTAATGCAAATCGGGAAAGTCAACCTTGACGTCTTGCGTGGTGAGGACGGAGGTGAATTTCCGAAGCCGGAGATACTCGAGCATTGCCAGGGCCTCCTGAGAATGCTCAACCTTTCCTAGAATCTTGGTCTCTTCTCGAATAGAAAGCATTCCAAAATCGGCATCGAAGAGCTTGAGCAAGTCGTCGGAGGAGGCAATGATGTAGCCCGACGGGTTGTGTTCGGTGGGCACTGTGTTGATCAGTTTGCGAGCTTGCAGACGCGATGCGTAGGAGAGGCGTTCAATGTTGCGCGAAACTGTGTCGCCGACCAGCCGGCACATCTTTCTGATGGGAAACGAGACTCGCATGCCCTTGGGGCCATACGAGTGGCAGGCAATCAGCCCCCACAGGTCACCAAAGGCATTAGTCGATATCGACATGGAGGAGCGAACAGCCATGTTGGCGAGGTATTTGAGATGAATTGGTGACATGGCCCGGAGATAGGAATGGGTCATGTCCAGGGGCACTTCGAGGTCCTCTGTCGACCGGCACACAATTCTGGCCGTTT from Podospora bellae-mahoneyi strain CBS 112042 chromosome 4, whole genome shotgun sequence harbors:
- a CDS encoding hypothetical protein (EggNog:ENOG503NUCH; COG:T), translated to MSEGNDCITRSAAEAGPNDEATRSRDDVFPGMDPKGCAQEDGKPTLDRIATDVGDKEEVCTESSTTGTTHVDTGTSIPSDVTHSPTAMSTAVSSWSASEDRQLGQGTAQDPTDRVFPIRSVISVGEPGPMGRKSSEQEPRRKMSLSEPGHTPIPPTPGFGNGKQLELHSERTPFARGRSAVAASLPVTPAAAPWSPPAPTARERRQQTVSGSLSSIQADAERYGNPMPLSLADSSDEEQAVTETLSRAEETLSERKSSIAPSIPDSLYTTRFTHVMTDEGHAVITGRDGKLQRCEDEPIHTPGAVQGFGMLLTLREDAEGRLQVRHVSENSQKIIGYRPQELFALGDFLDILSDEQADNLLDHVDFIRDEDADPATNGPEVFSLSLRPPNHDKSVKLWCAIHTNPAHPNLIVCEFELDNDLQNPLRPVDEDTLNLPEDTLQSNPTLEELTESTEILSKPLRVLRSARKRRGEAGAMQVFDIMSQVQEQLANAPNLEIFLKILVGIVKELTGFHRVMIYQFDSMFNGKVVTELVDPALTRDLYKGLHFPASDIPKQARELYKLNKVRLLYDRDLETARIVCRSTEDLEVPLDMTHSYLRAMSPIHLKYLANMAVRSSMSISTNAFGDLWGLIACHSYGPKGMRVSFPIRKMCRLVGDTVSRNIERLSYASRLQARKLINTVPTEHNPSGYIIASSDDLLKLFDADFGMLSIREETKILGKVEHSQEALAMLEYLRLRKFTSVLTTQDVKVDFPDLHYPPGFQVIAGLLYVPLSIGGNDFIVFFRRGQVKEVKWAGNPYEKTFKEGTEAYLQPRTSFKVWNETVVGKSRDWSEEQVETAAVLCLVYGKFIEVWRQKEAALQSSRLTRLLLANSAHEVRTPLNAIINYLEIALEGSLDQETRDNLSRSHSASKSLIYVINDLLDLTKTEEGQELVKDEIFDLPACVREGTEPFKNDARRKGIEYEFIEHPGLPKFVYGDQRRVRQAVANVTANAVQHTSAGHVRVELYLAELLERRVRVEIVVQDTGSGMSNTQLDALFRDLEQVSTDEGGDMFSPLEGVRDKEKPEKDRTLGLGLAVVARILRNMDGQLRLKSEPGKGSRFVMQLPFELPEDAASADGTATASGALSETSRTGSVAAASTPRPTDGEVIVVNRGSGGSTHTNQSISAKKSFDDSKSTHSHRSIASKSSVKSGMSDAERLIDAIQTPITWGELDPELAKRRRSSRGAYYNPPAPGTKDGHATRSLSPTRRVRPSEPTRSGSSPTNIKQQSQPLTEPPASHESPPGVRFINDSRTPLKPVRIPDEYHDKPSLPQQSETSGILFEIPPTPDVREDTREVAASTSAGEVVATPGLEVLVAEDDPINLKVLRKRLEKAGHKVSHALNGEDCATMYGEKPRGYDVVLMDMQMPIVDGLTSTKMIRTFETSSSRPQPPELSAIAQNHGRIPIIAVSASLVEREKDTYVDAGFDGWILKPIDFKRLEELLKGIVDDGVRERALYVPGEWERGGWFAARSGQQEAMVN